One region of Malania oleifera isolate guangnan ecotype guangnan chromosome 6, ASM2987363v1, whole genome shotgun sequence genomic DNA includes:
- the LOC131157438 gene encoding F-box protein SKIP1, giving the protein MPNSGTSEFRPSAESSDSDWANLTQECLTNVLSRLSQEDRWRRAMLVCKPWLDACKDPALLSAFDLEPNFDSPAESPLWWTPEFERKIDAMLRSVVAWAAGALVVIRVRHCSDQSVALAAETCPNLQVLSIKSSMNVTDASIAKIAFRCPMLRELDISYCNEISHESLLLIGRNCHHLKVLKRNLMNLLEPSQHAGIVPDEYLKTCPQDGNLEAAAIGKCMPNLEHLEIRFSKISAKGLALIADGCLNLEYLDLSGCANLTGREISNASSSLKKLKKILKPNFYIPRSVFHTERYGHWRLYDDRFQTDIFRI; this is encoded by the exons ATGCCCAACTCGGGAACCAGCGAGTTTAGACCCAGTGCCGAGTCCTCGGATTCGGACTGGGCCAATTTGACCCAGGAATGCCTCACCAACGTCCTCTCGCGGCTCTCCCAGGAGGACCGGTGGCGGCGAGCCATGCTAGTCTGCAAGCCCTGGCTCGATGCCTGCAAGGATCCGGCGCTTCTCTCCGCGTTCGATCTCGAACCCAACTTCGACTCACCCGCCGAGTCGCCACTCTGGTGGACCCCCGAGTTCGAACGGAAGATCGACGCTATGCTTCGATCAGTCGTCGCTTGGGCTGCCGGAGCTCTTGTGGTTATTCGCGTCAGACACTGCTCTGATCAATCTGTGGCGCTGGCCGCTGAGAC GTGCCCAAACCTTCAGGTTCTTTCAATCAAGAGCAGCATGAACGTCACTGATGCATCCATTGCTAAGATAGCTTTCAGATGTCCTATGCTTAGAGAACTTGACATAAGCTACTGCAATGAAATATCCCATGAATCTCTGCTGTTGATAGGAAGGAATTGTCATCACCTTAAGGTTCTGAAGCGGAACTTGATGAATTTGTTAGAACCTTCACAGCATGCAGGAATTGTCCCTGATGAATATCTAAAAACTTGCCCTCAAGATGGGAATTTGGAGGCTGCTGCCATTGGGAAGTGTATGCCTAATTTGGAGCACCTAGAAATTCGATTCTCAAAGATATCAGCTAAAGGCCTTGCATTAATTGCTGATGGGTGCCTGAACCTTGAGTATTTGGATCTGTCTGGCTGTGCCAACTTGACTGGTCGAGAAATTTCAAATGCGTCATCCAGTttgaagaaattaaagaaaattcTGAAGCCAAATTTCTACATCCCCAGGTCAGTCTTTCACACCGAGAGGTATGGCCATTGGAGGTTGTATGATGATCGGTTCCAAACCGATATTTTCCGAATCTGA
- the LOC131158130 gene encoding uncharacterized protein LOC131158130 — MKKALLLAWLFFIICSKRAVSHYSACEGSTLTPNSTGCIEEKHLLKNLSYKVAELQRGRLDGKQEEVGMDGMNHLKEVQRGKTVNGGSDVVHSRPRRSGAPSPLLDATHLVFGLLLVLTLFFF; from the exons ATGAAGAAAGCACTATTACTGGCATGGCTTTTCTTCATCATATGCTCCAAAAGAGCTGTGTCACATTATTCTGCATGTGAAGGCAGCACTCTCACCCCAAACTCCACTGGTTGCATAGAAGAAAAACATCTTCTCAAGA ATCTAAGCTATAAAGTGGCGGAATTACAAAGAGGCAGGTTGGATGGCAAGCAGGAGGAGGTGGGGATGGATGGAATGAACCATTTGAAAGAAGTTCAAAGAGGTAAAACAGTGAATGGGGGTTCAGATGTAGTCCATAGCCGCCCACGCCGCAGCGGAGCACCCTCCCCTTTACTAGACGCAACTCATCTTGTGTTCGGATTGCTGCTTGTTTTAActctcttcttcttttga